A window of Nitratireductor kimnyeongensis genomic DNA:
CTCGGAACATGTTCAGGTGATGACTGACCGCGATCAGTGGTTTCTCGACAACATGACCTGCTATGGTGCGCTCTTCCTTGGAGCCCGCACCAACGTCGCAAACGGCGACAAGGTCATAGGCACCAATCACACTTTGCCAACGAAAAAAGCCGGACGATACACTGGTGGGCTCTGGGTGGGGAAATATCTCAAAACGCATTCGTATCAACGCATTCTTACCGATGAAGCGGCAACTTTGATCGGCTCGTACGGCTCCCGCCTTTGCATGCTTGAAGGTTTTGTCGGTCATGCGGAACAGTGCAATGTCCGCGTACGACGGTACGGAAAGCGCAATGTCGGCTACGGTCAGCCGGCCGAGCCGCTGGACAGGAAAAAGGTGGCAGGGTGATCAAGCTCCCCCGAACCCCGTCCTTTCGTCTCGACCAGCGCATAGCCCTTGTGATCGGAGCCTCTTCGGGAATTGGACAAGCGAGCGCGGCATCGCTTGCGCAAGCCGGGGCTCACGTCATCTGCGCGGCGCGCGGTGTTGCCAGGCTTGAGGAAACGGTCGCGGCAATTGTCGAGGCGGGCGGCTCTGCCGAGGCCGTAGAGCTCGATATGGCAGATGTGGAAGAGACAAAGCGTGTCGTCGCTTCCTGTCAAAGGCTGGATATCTTGGTGAACTCTGCAGGGCTGGCCCGTCACGGTCCCGCAATGGAAAGTACTGAAGACGATTTCGATGCGGTCAGCCGGGTGAACTGGAAAGGCGCGCATTTTGCGGCCTGTGCTGCCGCCGCCAAGATGATCGAGACCGGGGCTGGAGGATCGATCATCACAATCTCATCGCAGATGGGGCATGTAGGCGGCATCGACAGATCGATATATTCAGCCTCCAAACATGCGCTGGAGGGCATGACCAAGTCTATGGCGATCGAATGGGGAAAACACAACATCCGGGTGAACACCCTGTGTCCAACATTCGTTCGAACACCACTTACAGAGGGTACGTTCGCAAATCCTGAGCGTGTTGCCTGGATCCAGGAGAAGATCCGGCTGGGACGCTTTGGCGAAGTCGAGGACATAATGGGGGCCGTTGTGTTTCTTGCATCGGACGCCAGCGGAATGATCACCGGTTCATCGATAATGATCGATGGCGGTTGGACAGCCGGTTAGAGGGTCTGCGGCCAGGGACAGCCGAGATCCGTGCAAAGAGTTGAAAGCAATGTCGTCAAGGGAGGAACATACGTGGCAGACAGTCTGAAGAAGTTTGACCTCATTTTTACAAGCCATGCGGTCGCATCTGGGAAAATGCGCAACGACATCGTTGTGGAATGGCCGGACATGAAAGAGAAATTCGAGCTTGCCACCGATGAAGGTGCCATGCATGGAGGAGATGGAACGGCACCGCCGCCACTCGCGCTGTTCTCTGCAGCACTGTGCGGTTGCATCATGACCCAGATACGGGCGTTCGCGAAACGGTTGAAGGTCGAGATCCGCGGGGTCGAGGTCAATGCACGTTTCCATTGGAGCGCTACGCAGTCGGGCAAGGATCCCTATGTCTCGGAACCGGTATCGATCGATCTGGACGTCAACATCGAAAGCGATGCCACTGACGATGAGCTGCGCGCGGTCCACGCTGCAGCGCGCAAAGGCTGCTTTATCGAGCAGACGATCGCAGCGGGCCTTCCGGTGAACCATCGCCTGAAACTCTCTGAAGACTGGGTGGCCGCCTGATAAGAGACTTTCCGGAAGAGAGACAGGGCTTGTCATTAACCTGATCGTGCTCAACGCAACACGGCAGCGTCAAACAACACATTGACCGCCCAGCCACACACTCTCTCTTCCCGCAACTCGCTTCGCTCGGGCCGTCCCTTGCTTTGAATTGCCGGTTCAGATCTCACATTGTTCGGACGCCAGCCGCGTCCGACGGGACCGCATGGAGGCAATAAGCGCTGTGAGCATGATTGGGTAATCGTTGAATAAATTGTCGCAATGGAGGAAGCGCAAATGAAAAAAACATATAAATTAGACGATCAATTCAGAGCCGGATCCAGGTTTCAGAAATTTGCATTCGGCATGCTGGCGGCCTCTGCCGCGATCGGTTGGGCAGGAGCATCCCTGGCCGATAGCTTCACTCTTCGAGTTGGTGCGGGCCACCCCGATGGGGCCACTGCATATGTTTCGGAAATGGCCGATTTCTTTGTTCCTGAAGTGAAGAAGCGCGTTGCAGAAAGAACCGATCATACGGTGAACTTCGTTGAGGCTTATGGCGGCACTGTTGCCGGTCTCACCGAGACGCTTGAATTCGTGGAAAGCGGATTGCTTGATATTGGGGTGATATGCTTCTGCTTTGAGCCGTCCAAGCTCTTCTTGCATAATTTCCCGTATTATGCGCCGTTTGGGCCTGGAGATGCAGTACAGGAGATGCGTGCAGTGCGGGCGGTTTACGACGCCAACCCGTGGCTCACCGAGGTCTTTGAGACGGATTACAATCAAAAGCTGCTCGC
This region includes:
- a CDS encoding SDR family NAD(P)-dependent oxidoreductase, yielding MKLPRTPSFRLDQRIALVIGASSGIGQASAASLAQAGAHVICAARGVARLEETVAAIVEAGGSAEAVELDMADVEETKRVVASCQRLDILVNSAGLARHGPAMESTEDDFDAVSRVNWKGAHFAACAAAAKMIETGAGGSIITISSQMGHVGGIDRSIYSASKHALEGMTKSMAIEWGKHNIRVNTLCPTFVRTPLTEGTFANPERVAWIQEKIRLGRFGEVEDIMGAVVFLASDASGMITGSSIMIDGGWTAG
- a CDS encoding OsmC family protein — encoded protein: MADSLKKFDLIFTSHAVASGKMRNDIVVEWPDMKEKFELATDEGAMHGGDGTAPPPLALFSAALCGCIMTQIRAFAKRLKVEIRGVEVNARFHWSATQSGKDPYVSEPVSIDLDVNIESDATDDELRAVHAAARKGCFIEQTIAAGLPVNHRLKLSEDWVAA